A DNA window from Jaculus jaculus isolate mJacJac1 chromosome 1, mJacJac1.mat.Y.cur, whole genome shotgun sequence contains the following coding sequences:
- the Cuedc2 gene encoding CUE domain-containing protein 2 isoform X2, whose amino-acid sequence MRREENMELERIVSAALLAFVQKHLPEADFSGLDEVIFSYVLGVLEDLGPSGPSEENFDMEAFTEMMEAYVPGFAHIPRSTIGDMMQKLSVQLSDARNKENLRPQSSCDQGQVSISPECLQRSEKLQEETRSPGATEDIQDKDLPRRLRGPQKDELKSFILQKYMMVDSAEDQKIHRPMAPKEAPKKLIRYIDNQIVSTKGERFKDVRNPEAEEMKATYINLKPARKYRFH is encoded by the exons AAGAGAAGAGAACATGGAGTTGGAAAGGATTGTCAGTGCAGCCCTCCTTGCCTTTGTCCAGAAGCACCTCCCAGAGGCTGATTTCAG TGGCCTGGATGAGGTCATCTTCTCCTATGTACTTGGAGTCCTGGAAGACTTGGGCCCCTCAGGCCCATCAGAGGAGAACTTCGATATGGAAGCCTTTACTGAGATGATGGAAGCCTATGTGCCTGGCTTTGCCCACATCCCCAG GAGCACAATAGGGGACATGATGCAGAAGCTCTCAGTGCAGTTGAGTGATGCTAGGAACAAAG aGAACCTGCGTCCACAGAGCTCCTGTGACCAAGGTCAGGTGTCCATCTCTCCAGAGTGCCTACAGAGGTCTGAAAAGCTCCAAGAAGAGACCAGGTCTCCCGGTGCTACAGAGGACATCCAAGACAAG GACTTGCCAAGGCGCCTAAGAGGCCCCCAAAAGGATGAGTTGAAGTCTTTCATCCTTCAGAA GTACATGATGGTGGACAGTGCAGAGGATCAGAAGATTCACCGACCCATGGCACCGAAGGAG GCTCCGAAGAAGCTGATCCGGTACATTGACAACCAGATTGTGAGCACCAAAGGGGAGCGATTCAAAGATGTGCGGAACCCTGAGGCCGAGGAGATGAAAGCCACATACATCAACCTCAAGCCGGCCAGAAAATACCGCTTCCACTGA
- the Cuedc2 gene encoding CUE domain-containing protein 2 isoform X1, translated as MELERIVSAALLAFVQKHLPEADFSGLDEVIFSYVLGVLEDLGPSGPSEENFDMEAFTEMMEAYVPGFAHIPRSTIGDMMQKLSVQLSDARNKENLRPQSSCDQGQVSISPECLQRSEKLQEETRSPGATEDIQDKAAGTEGELLPGVDVLLEVFPTCSMEQAQWVLAKARGDLEEAVQMLVEGKEEGPPGWEGPSQDLPRRLRGPQKDELKSFILQKYMMVDSAEDQKIHRPMAPKEAPKKLIRYIDNQIVSTKGERFKDVRNPEAEEMKATYINLKPARKYRFH; from the exons ATGGAGTTGGAAAGGATTGTCAGTGCAGCCCTCCTTGCCTTTGTCCAGAAGCACCTCCCAGAGGCTGATTTCAG TGGCCTGGATGAGGTCATCTTCTCCTATGTACTTGGAGTCCTGGAAGACTTGGGCCCCTCAGGCCCATCAGAGGAGAACTTCGATATGGAAGCCTTTACTGAGATGATGGAAGCCTATGTGCCTGGCTTTGCCCACATCCCCAG GAGCACAATAGGGGACATGATGCAGAAGCTCTCAGTGCAGTTGAGTGATGCTAGGAACAAAG aGAACCTGCGTCCACAGAGCTCCTGTGACCAAGGTCAGGTGTCCATCTCTCCAGAGTGCCTACAGAGGTCTGAAAAGCTCCAAGAAGAGACCAGGTCTCCCGGTGCTACAGAGGACATCCAAGACAAG GCAGCTGGCACTGAGGGAGAGCTGCTGCCAGGGGTGGATGTACTCCTGGAGGTGTTTCCTACATGTTCCATGGAGCAAGCACAGTGGGTGCTGGCCAAAGCGCGGGGGGACTTGGAAGAAGCGGTGCAGATGCTGGTAGAGGGCAAGGAAGAGGGGCCTCCGGGCTGGGAAGGCCCCAGTCAG GACTTGCCAAGGCGCCTAAGAGGCCCCCAAAAGGATGAGTTGAAGTCTTTCATCCTTCAGAA GTACATGATGGTGGACAGTGCAGAGGATCAGAAGATTCACCGACCCATGGCACCGAAGGAG GCTCCGAAGAAGCTGATCCGGTACATTGACAACCAGATTGTGAGCACCAAAGGGGAGCGATTCAAAGATGTGCGGAACCCTGAGGCCGAGGAGATGAAAGCCACATACATCAACCTCAAGCCGGCCAGAAAATACCGCTTCCACTGA